In a genomic window of Alcanivorax sp.:
- a CDS encoding TetR/AcrR family transcriptional regulator, with the protein MRNGTAVLPESRQDPAVRQRIEWAAVQVFADSEFHQVTLQQIASAARCSLQTLYRYYGSKEALLSACLHHGLEQLAERMLDHLAGIDTFRDRLSKVFWVVLDFFDRNPQMGRMMINSVYPGRWGSDTTPGQQRLTELFLSVLREGQEQGILNSQVATPILLDFFYGVLLRISQMHLLRGRPGRMADQHGVLFDMLWRAITV; encoded by the coding sequence GTGAGAAACGGTACGGCAGTGCTTCCCGAATCCCGCCAGGACCCGGCGGTGCGCCAGCGCATCGAATGGGCGGCGGTGCAGGTGTTTGCGGATTCGGAATTCCATCAGGTGACGCTGCAGCAGATTGCCAGCGCCGCCCGCTGCAGCCTGCAGACCCTCTACCGGTACTACGGCAGCAAAGAGGCGCTGCTCAGCGCCTGCCTGCACCATGGCCTGGAGCAGTTGGCCGAACGCATGCTGGATCACCTGGCCGGCATCGATACCTTCCGCGACCGGCTCAGCAAGGTGTTCTGGGTGGTGCTGGATTTCTTCGACCGCAACCCGCAGATGGGGCGGATGATGATCAACTCGGTCTATCCGGGCCGTTGGGGTAGCGATACCACGCCGGGCCAGCAGCGCCTTACCGAGCTGTTCCTGAGCGTGCTGCGTGAGGGGCAGGAGCAGGGCATCCTCAACAGCCAGGTGGCCACGCCGATCCTGCTGGACTTCTTCTACGGGGTGCTACTGCGCATTTCCCAAATGCACCTGCTGCGGGGACGCCCTGGACGCATGGCGGATCAGCACGGGGTGCTGTTCGATATGCTGTGGCGGGCAATAACGGTGTGA
- a CDS encoding acyl-CoA dehydrogenase: MFQQVMNWMRDNKILPQISDTERQALEAGDVWIDGQFFGGKVDFEKILAENYDQLPEHEQAFLDGPVEELLKMADSYELSRTRKLPDDIFKFMADNGFFAMQIAKEYGGMPMSTQAKSCIMAKVSSYSGLLSAMVVIPNSLGAAELLGHYGTDEQKNYYLPKLAKGEFIPCFGLTEPTAGSDAASIKAEGVVFKDDDGEVKFKLNFRKRYITLAPVSNLISLAVRLHDPENLLGKGEEPGITVVLIEKGAAGTEGLHIGDHHQPIGEHFPNGPIVGRDVIVPAGNVLGGVEYTGMGWKMLMEALAGGRMVSLPATGVCGVRHGAMIAGAYSMVRQQFGIPIGRMEGVEHKIGKAAGMTYAFDAARVFGCSAVDHGIQPPVMSAVMKAYSTEMGREIGTDAMDVTAGYGVMQGPNNTMGRLYNSAPVSVTVEGANIMTRTLMIFGQGATRCHPYAYKVVQAVENEDVDSFRKNLTGWMVQFLLGMVMTLVRGVTRGWFTVKVPDVEPKTKSIYRRLGWAATRFGLLTNLAMFFVGGKLKARGNLTGRYADAVAWLYITTSALRRFEAEGRKAEDLALVQYAGEYGLTQIQKAFEGIYENFGGPVGVILKTVGRLWLGLNPLAKLPDDQLSHKAALALQSYGDQYKRLVGGNYMPEESDQGLGRLLKAFRLTTEAEPVRAKIRAAQKARKLGRGKVEELAADAAQQGVISEAELALLNDATAACLLAIEVDVFTKDEYYGAGGIPAMSATGDGGVEQPPEYGLAKAVGE; encoded by the coding sequence ATGTTTCAACAAGTGATGAACTGGATGCGGGACAACAAGATCCTCCCGCAGATTTCCGACACCGAACGCCAGGCCCTGGAAGCCGGCGATGTGTGGATTGACGGTCAATTCTTCGGCGGCAAGGTGGACTTTGAAAAAATCCTTGCCGAAAACTATGACCAGCTCCCGGAACACGAACAGGCATTCCTGGACGGCCCGGTGGAAGAGCTGCTGAAGATGGCCGACAGCTATGAGCTGTCCCGTACCCGCAAGCTGCCGGACGATATCTTCAAGTTCATGGCCGACAATGGTTTCTTCGCCATGCAGATCGCCAAAGAGTATGGCGGCATGCCCATGTCCACCCAGGCAAAGTCCTGCATCATGGCCAAGGTCAGCTCCTATTCCGGCCTGCTCAGCGCCATGGTGGTGATTCCCAATTCCCTGGGCGCCGCTGAACTGCTGGGTCACTATGGCACCGACGAGCAAAAGAACTACTACCTGCCCAAGCTGGCCAAGGGGGAATTCATTCCCTGCTTCGGTCTCACTGAGCCCACCGCCGGTTCTGACGCTGCCTCCATCAAGGCGGAAGGCGTCGTGTTCAAGGACGACGATGGCGAAGTGAAGTTCAAGCTCAATTTCCGCAAGCGCTACATCACCCTGGCACCGGTCTCCAATCTGATCTCCCTGGCCGTGCGTCTGCACGACCCCGAGAACCTGCTGGGCAAAGGCGAAGAGCCAGGTATCACCGTGGTGCTGATCGAAAAAGGCGCAGCGGGCACCGAAGGCCTGCACATCGGCGATCACCACCAGCCGATTGGCGAACATTTCCCCAATGGCCCCATCGTCGGTCGTGATGTGATTGTACCCGCCGGCAACGTGCTGGGCGGTGTGGAATACACCGGCATGGGCTGGAAGATGCTCATGGAAGCCCTGGCGGGTGGGCGCATGGTGTCCCTGCCGGCTACTGGTGTCTGCGGCGTACGACACGGCGCCATGATTGCAGGGGCCTACTCCATGGTGCGCCAGCAGTTCGGCATTCCCATCGGTCGCATGGAAGGCGTGGAACACAAGATCGGCAAGGCCGCCGGCATGACCTACGCCTTCGACGCTGCCCGCGTATTCGGCTGCTCCGCCGTGGACCACGGCATTCAACCGCCGGTAATGTCCGCGGTGATGAAAGCCTACTCCACCGAAATGGGCCGCGAGATCGGCACCGATGCCATGGACGTGACCGCCGGCTACGGCGTCATGCAGGGCCCCAACAACACCATGGGCCGCCTGTACAACTCTGCCCCGGTGAGTGTCACCGTGGAAGGCGCCAACATCATGACCCGCACCCTGATGATCTTCGGTCAGGGCGCCACCCGCTGCCATCCCTACGCCTACAAGGTGGTACAGGCGGTGGAAAACGAGGACGTAGACAGCTTCCGCAAGAACCTCACCGGCTGGATGGTGCAGTTCCTGCTCGGCATGGTGATGACCCTGGTACGCGGCGTTACCCGTGGCTGGTTCACCGTGAAGGTGCCGGATGTGGAGCCGAAGACCAAGAGCATCTACCGGCGTCTGGGCTGGGCGGCCACCCGCTTCGGCCTGCTCACCAACCTGGCCATGTTCTTCGTGGGCGGCAAGCTGAAAGCCCGCGGCAACCTGACCGGTCGCTATGCGGACGCGGTGGCCTGGTTGTACATCACCACCTCTGCCCTGCGTCGCTTTGAAGCCGAAGGCCGCAAGGCGGAAGACCTGGCGCTGGTGCAGTACGCCGGTGAATACGGTCTCACCCAGATCCAGAAAGCCTTCGAAGGTATCTATGAAAACTTCGGCGGCCCGGTGGGCGTGATCCTGAAAACCGTGGGTCGACTCTGGCTGGGTCTGAACCCGCTGGCCAAACTGCCCGATGACCAGCTCAGCCACAAGGCTGCCCTGGCCCTGCAAAGCTACGGCGACCAGTACAAGCGTCTGGTGGGCGGCAACTACATGCCGGAAGAAAGTGATCAGGGTCTTGGCCGTCTGCTCAAGGCCTTCCGCTTGACCACCGAAGCCGAGCCGGTGCGCGCCAAGATCCGCGCTGCCCAGAAAGCCCGCAAGCTGGGCCGTGGCAAGGTGGAAGAGCTGGCCGCCGATGCCGCCCAGCAAGGCGTGATCAGCGAGGCGGAACTGGCGCTGCTCAATGACGCCACCGCGGCCTGCCTGCTGGCCATCGAGGTGGACGTGTTCACCAAGGACGAGTACTACGGCGCTGGCGGCATCCCCGCCATGAGCGCCACCGGCGACGGTGGTGTGGAGCAACCGCCGGAGTATGGCCTGGCCAAGGCTGTCGGCGAGTAA
- a CDS encoding fatty acid desaturase has protein sequence MQADSWPDTRPALAQYRSPSRGKAVWQLINTLVPYAGLWYLMILSFQQDWSYLWTLALSVAAAAFLVRLFMIFHDCVHGSFLPSKRANTWTGRLLGILVFTAFDDWRLSHLRHHVSYANLDARGFGDIWTLTLCEYKQLPRLNRWFYRLYRNPVVLLGFGAIFNFLLRNRLPRRKVQKKQRMSVVFTNLAILGVFLVAANTMGWQTYLWIQLPVLWLAGMGGIWLFYVQHQFEGGYWARKGEWDPLRAAMEGSSYYQLPTILRWFSANIGYHHIHHLCSRIPNYRLPECYNEVPAVRDKAPLTLRQSLAAFQLKLWDESLQKMVPFA, from the coding sequence GTGCAAGCCGACTCCTGGCCGGACACGCGCCCGGCACTCGCTCAGTACCGCTCTCCCAGCCGTGGAAAGGCGGTGTGGCAGCTCATCAATACGCTGGTTCCTTACGCCGGCCTGTGGTACTTGATGATTCTTTCTTTCCAGCAGGATTGGTCCTATCTATGGACGCTGGCGCTCTCGGTGGCGGCGGCGGCGTTTCTGGTTCGCCTGTTCATGATTTTCCACGATTGTGTCCATGGATCGTTCCTGCCGTCGAAGCGAGCCAATACCTGGACCGGCCGCCTTTTGGGGATTCTCGTTTTTACGGCATTCGATGACTGGCGCCTCAGCCACCTGCGTCATCACGTCAGTTACGCCAATCTTGATGCCCGTGGATTTGGCGATATCTGGACACTTACCTTGTGCGAATATAAACAATTACCCAGGCTCAACCGCTGGTTTTACCGGCTTTACCGCAACCCTGTGGTGCTCCTGGGGTTCGGTGCCATTTTCAATTTCTTGCTGCGAAACCGGTTGCCGAGGCGGAAAGTGCAGAAGAAACAGCGGATGAGTGTTGTGTTCACCAACCTCGCCATCCTAGGCGTATTCCTGGTTGCCGCGAATACGATGGGTTGGCAGACGTATTTGTGGATTCAGTTGCCCGTGCTCTGGCTGGCCGGTATGGGCGGAATCTGGCTTTTTTACGTGCAACACCAGTTCGAAGGCGGTTACTGGGCCCGCAAGGGTGAGTGGGACCCGCTGCGTGCCGCCATGGAAGGCAGCTCTTACTATCAATTACCAACTATCTTGCGCTGGTTTTCGGCGAATATCGGCTACCATCATATCCACCATCTCTGCTCACGCATCCCCAATTACCGTTTGCCTGAGTGTTACAACGAGGTGCCCGCCGTGCGTGACAAAGCACCTTTGACGTTGCGACAGAGCCTGGCGGCCTTTCAGCTCAAGCTGTGGGATGAAAGTCTGCAAAAGATGGTCCCCTTCGCCTAG
- the fadJ gene encoding fatty acid oxidation complex subunit alpha FadJ has translation MSKTQRAFTLKPLDNGVAVLEINVPGDAQNTLKAEFVDDFNSAFAAIEKAQPKALVLYSTKAGSFMAGADIKLFESAKTAKEVSDLSTQCQQTFQKLEDLDMPVVAAIKGACLGGGMELALACSYRIAANSSDTVLGLPEVMLGLLPAGGGTQRMPRQVGIATALDLMLTGRQLKAKPAKKIGLVDEVVEAVAVYDRAVARALELVDAKEEGGVDLASYFSKEGITKAALEQNSLGRKMVFDQARKQTAKKTHGLYPAPPAIIDAVEAGFEEGIEQGYATEARLFGELAMSPQSKQLRGIFHATNTLKKDTFVADGVKARDIEKVGVLGAGLMGAGIALTTINKAKLPVRLKDRDDKGLAHGVKYVSEFYNKRAKKGAMTAADASAEQGRISYTADYSGFKGLDLVVEAVFEDLGLKHKMLKDVEANGNKHTIFASNTSSIPITDIASAAERPENVIGLHYFSPVEKMPLLEIITTDKTAPEVTAGCVAFGKAQGKTVIVVKDGPGFYTTRILAPYLNEATRLLTEGVDVKAVDKALVRFGFPVGPITLLDEVGVDVGTKVGPVLEKAFGERMASPDAASLMIENDYLGRKSGRGFYIYEGVAKGEKPVNTVLYELMNVTSEKDADDEEIVSRCAWLMINEAAYCLQDGIISDPMHGDIGAIFGLGFPPFRGGPFRYMDSLGLTNAVRTLERLAEQFGDRFTPAPLLIEMAKKKQRFYP, from the coding sequence ATGAGCAAAACGCAACGTGCTTTTACTCTCAAACCGCTGGATAACGGTGTGGCCGTACTGGAAATCAATGTTCCCGGCGATGCCCAGAACACCCTGAAAGCGGAGTTTGTTGACGACTTCAACAGCGCCTTTGCTGCCATCGAGAAAGCCCAACCCAAAGCTCTGGTGCTTTACTCCACCAAAGCGGGCTCATTCATGGCCGGCGCCGATATCAAGCTGTTTGAAAGCGCAAAGACAGCGAAAGAAGTGAGCGATCTGTCCACCCAGTGTCAGCAGACTTTCCAGAAACTGGAAGACCTGGATATGCCGGTGGTAGCCGCCATCAAGGGCGCCTGCCTGGGCGGCGGCATGGAACTGGCTCTGGCCTGTTCCTATCGCATCGCCGCTAACAGCAGCGACACCGTACTGGGTCTGCCTGAGGTGATGCTGGGCCTGCTGCCTGCCGGCGGCGGCACTCAGCGCATGCCTCGCCAGGTGGGTATCGCCACCGCCCTGGACCTGATGCTCACCGGCCGTCAGCTGAAAGCCAAACCGGCGAAGAAAATCGGCCTGGTGGATGAAGTGGTGGAAGCCGTGGCCGTGTACGACCGGGCTGTAGCCCGTGCGCTGGAGCTGGTTGATGCCAAGGAAGAAGGCGGCGTCGATCTGGCCAGCTACTTCAGCAAAGAAGGCATCACTAAAGCCGCGCTAGAACAGAACAGCCTGGGCCGCAAGATGGTCTTCGACCAGGCCCGCAAGCAGACTGCGAAAAAGACCCACGGCCTGTACCCGGCACCACCGGCCATCATCGATGCGGTGGAAGCTGGCTTCGAGGAAGGTATCGAACAGGGTTACGCCACCGAAGCGCGCCTGTTCGGCGAACTGGCCATGTCACCGCAATCGAAACAGCTGCGCGGAATTTTCCACGCCACCAATACCCTGAAAAAAGACACCTTTGTGGCCGACGGCGTGAAAGCCCGCGATATCGAAAAAGTCGGCGTCCTCGGTGCCGGCCTGATGGGGGCAGGTATCGCGCTGACCACCATCAACAAGGCCAAGCTGCCGGTGCGTCTGAAAGACCGGGACGACAAGGGCCTGGCCCATGGCGTGAAATACGTCAGCGAGTTCTACAACAAGCGCGCCAAAAAAGGTGCCATGACCGCCGCCGATGCCAGCGCTGAACAGGGCCGCATTTCCTATACCGCCGATTACAGCGGTTTCAAGGGACTGGACCTGGTGGTGGAAGCGGTGTTCGAGGACCTGGGTCTGAAGCACAAGATGCTCAAGGACGTGGAAGCCAACGGCAACAAGCACACCATCTTTGCCTCCAACACCTCCTCCATTCCCATCACCGACATTGCCAGTGCCGCTGAGCGTCCGGAAAACGTGATCGGCCTGCATTACTTTTCCCCGGTGGAAAAGATGCCACTGCTGGAAATCATCACCACGGACAAGACCGCGCCTGAGGTGACCGCCGGCTGTGTGGCCTTCGGCAAGGCCCAGGGCAAGACCGTGATCGTGGTGAAGGATGGACCCGGCTTTTACACCACTCGCATCCTGGCGCCCTACCTGAACGAAGCTACCCGCCTGCTCACCGAAGGGGTCGATGTGAAAGCCGTGGACAAGGCGCTGGTGCGCTTTGGCTTCCCGGTAGGCCCCATCACCCTGCTCGACGAAGTGGGCGTGGATGTGGGCACCAAAGTCGGCCCGGTACTGGAAAAAGCCTTTGGGGAACGGATGGCATCACCGGATGCCGCCAGCCTGATGATCGAAAACGATTATCTGGGCCGCAAGAGTGGCCGCGGCTTCTATATCTATGAAGGTGTGGCCAAAGGTGAAAAACCGGTCAACACCGTGCTCTATGAGCTGATGAATGTGACCAGTGAAAAAGACGCGGACGACGAGGAAATCGTCAGCCGCTGTGCCTGGCTGATGATCAACGAAGCCGCCTACTGTTTGCAGGACGGCATCATCAGCGATCCCATGCACGGTGACATCGGCGCCATCTTCGGCCTGGGCTTCCCGCCCTTCCGCGGCGGCCCGTTCCGCTACATGGACAGCCTGGGTCTTACCAATGCGGTACGCACCCTGGAGCGCCTGGCCGAACAGTTTGGCGACCGCTTCACACCGGCTCCGCTATTGATAGAGATGGCCAAAAAGAAACAACGCTTTTACCCGTAA
- the epmA gene encoding EF-P lysine aminoacylase EpmA, translated as MTDWQPTASLEAIKARAELLSTVRAFFAARNVLEVDTPQLAHYGVSDPHIQCIPVPGYGYLQSSPEYHMKRLLAAGSGPIYQICKAYRDGEAGGRHNPEFTMLEWYRPGFALDDLVQECLALFDVLFPRAQSRTYRFRDLFRHVTGLDPLTTDDADLIANAESHGAPKDLNKSAAVDYLMATRVEPALPAEQLSVVTNFPGWAAALAQTCDDKDGTTVACRFEIYYRGLELANGYQELTDATEQQQRFEKDNALRREQGMNIMEEDAYLLAAMASSLPECSGVAIGVERLLMAGQRLNNIDQAIMFPFNRA; from the coding sequence GTGACCGACTGGCAGCCCACCGCCTCGCTGGAGGCCATCAAAGCGCGCGCCGAGCTGCTGAGCACGGTGCGCGCTTTTTTTGCCGCCCGCAACGTACTGGAAGTGGACACCCCGCAACTGGCCCATTACGGCGTCAGCGACCCCCACATCCAGTGCATCCCGGTGCCCGGTTACGGCTACCTGCAAAGCTCACCGGAATACCACATGAAACGCCTGCTGGCGGCAGGCAGCGGCCCCATCTACCAGATCTGCAAGGCCTACCGGGATGGCGAAGCCGGCGGCCGCCACAATCCCGAATTCACCATGCTGGAATGGTACCGCCCGGGCTTTGCGCTGGATGATCTGGTGCAAGAGTGCCTGGCGTTATTCGACGTGCTCTTCCCCCGCGCCCAGTCAAGAACCTACCGCTTCCGCGACCTGTTCCGCCACGTCACCGGTCTCGATCCACTCACCACCGATGACGCAGATCTGATCGCCAACGCCGAATCACACGGCGCCCCGAAAGACCTCAATAAATCCGCTGCCGTGGATTACCTCATGGCCACCCGGGTAGAACCCGCCCTCCCCGCAGAACAGCTTTCCGTGGTCACCAACTTCCCCGGCTGGGCCGCGGCCCTGGCGCAGACCTGTGATGACAAGGACGGCACCACCGTGGCATGCCGCTTTGAGATCTATTATCGGGGCCTGGAGCTGGCTAATGGTTACCAGGAACTCACCGACGCTACCGAACAGCAACAGCGGTTTGAGAAAGACAATGCACTGCGGCGGGAACAGGGCATGAATATCATGGAAGAAGACGCCTATCTACTGGCAGCAATGGCATCATCTCTCCCCGAATGCAGTGGCGTCGCCATCGGGGTTGAGCGCCTTCTCATGGCCGGGCAGCGCCTCAACAATATCGACCAGGCAATTATGTTTCCCTTTAACAGGGCCTGA
- a CDS encoding alpha/beta hydrolase: MQSGTVSSNGIELFYESRGPENGEPIVFVMGLSAQMVFWPEPLLDALVERGYRVIRFDNRDVGKSTRIRKPFKQGPLVALLRYTLGLSVDSAYTLHDMVADTVGLLDALNIERAHFAGASMGGMISQLMAASHPERVLSLTSIMSSNNSPYLPLPKPAALKTLVAPRVKVETEDQFVAFGLEMMSKLAGTLPQGRDELEAMYRECWARGINPRGIRNQFLAVLATGTLTKHLKQIRCPTTVVHGGADPLIRPAGGKASARHIRGAKLVIIPGMGHDFPPSAIERIGDLIAETVARANSVVQPAMA; the protein is encoded by the coding sequence ATGCAGTCAGGCACGGTGAGCAGTAACGGTATCGAGCTTTTTTATGAGAGTCGTGGCCCGGAAAACGGGGAGCCCATTGTCTTTGTCATGGGGCTGTCGGCGCAGATGGTGTTCTGGCCGGAACCGTTGCTGGATGCACTGGTGGAGCGTGGCTACCGGGTGATCCGTTTCGACAACCGGGATGTGGGCAAATCCACCCGCATTCGCAAGCCTTTCAAACAGGGGCCGCTGGTTGCCTTGTTGCGTTATACCCTTGGGTTGTCTGTGGACAGTGCCTATACCTTGCACGATATGGTGGCAGACACCGTGGGTCTGCTGGATGCGTTGAACATCGAACGGGCCCATTTTGCCGGGGCCTCCATGGGCGGCATGATCAGCCAGTTGATGGCTGCCAGCCACCCGGAACGGGTGTTGTCACTTACCTCCATCATGTCCAGCAACAACAGTCCCTACCTGCCGTTGCCGAAACCGGCGGCCCTCAAGACCCTGGTGGCCCCCCGCGTCAAAGTGGAAACCGAAGACCAGTTCGTGGCCTTCGGCCTGGAAATGATGAGCAAGCTGGCGGGTACCCTGCCCCAGGGCCGCGACGAACTGGAAGCCATGTATCGGGAGTGCTGGGCCCGCGGCATCAACCCCCGCGGTATTCGCAATCAGTTCCTGGCTGTGCTGGCCACCGGTACCCTGACCAAACACCTTAAACAGATCCGCTGCCCGACCACCGTGGTCCACGGCGGCGCCGATCCCCTGATCCGCCCCGCCGGCGGCAAAGCCTCTGCCCGTCATATTCGCGGTGCCAAGCTGGTGATCATCCCCGGCATGGGCCACGACTTCCCGCCGTCAGCTATTGAGCGGATTGGTGATCTGATTGCCGAAACAGTGGCGCGGGCGAATTCGGTGGTGCAGCCGGCGATGGCGTAG
- a CDS encoding BCCT family transporter, whose protein sequence is MDRLRRWRNQLLGDVGTVFYLSLLLIAGFLTAAMVDPDAVQRQAQKILDATANNFGWLYLMATSGFVLFALGLAFSRFGSIRLGPDDEPPEFSFKSWLAMIFSGGMGVGLVFWGVAEPMMHFNSPPLGIGTPRTAEAAQTGMRYAFFHWGLHQWANFTVVGLAIAYVRFRHNSHGLISETFRPLLGDRVDHGWGKAIDTLAVVSTLFGVATTLGLGALQINSGLARLSDVPYGATPQLLIMAGLGLLFILSAMTPLKWGIRYLSSANMALAAGLLLFVLILGPTPFIFSEFTQTVGEYLGNIVQMSLVTTPYSSEHWVQQWTIFYWAWGLSWAPFVGSFIARISRGRSIREFVLGVMIVPVILSMLWFSTFGGSAIHYELFGNAGIADAVAQEVPAGLYVLLEQLPGGFYAAIGAIILVAMFVVTSADSATFVLGMFTSKGILNPTRFVRILWGLLQLLMASALLLSGGLLGLRTVSIVAAFPFMLLMVLMAYSLYKDLALEARRREERDKLLNERIERLLLRESEREAERLAAEETHPTAPETPQPEPEEADALQSKQAAAGDKPS, encoded by the coding sequence ATGGACAGGTTAAGACGGTGGAGAAACCAGCTACTGGGCGATGTCGGCACCGTCTTCTATCTGTCGCTGCTGTTGATTGCCGGTTTTCTGACGGCAGCGATGGTCGACCCCGACGCGGTACAGAGGCAAGCCCAGAAGATCCTTGATGCAACAGCCAATAATTTTGGCTGGCTGTACTTGATGGCTACCAGCGGCTTTGTTCTTTTCGCTTTGGGGCTGGCCTTTTCTCGTTTCGGCAGTATTCGTCTCGGGCCGGATGACGAACCGCCGGAGTTCAGTTTCAAAAGCTGGCTGGCCATGATCTTTTCCGGAGGGATGGGCGTCGGCCTGGTGTTCTGGGGCGTAGCGGAGCCCATGATGCATTTCAACTCTCCCCCCCTCGGGATCGGCACGCCACGAACCGCAGAAGCCGCACAGACCGGTATGCGCTATGCGTTTTTCCACTGGGGGCTGCATCAATGGGCCAATTTTACGGTGGTAGGGCTGGCTATTGCCTATGTGCGCTTCCGTCACAACAGCCACGGACTGATCAGTGAAACCTTTAGACCCCTGCTTGGTGACAGAGTAGATCACGGCTGGGGCAAGGCAATCGACACTCTGGCGGTCGTCTCTACGCTTTTTGGTGTGGCCACTACACTCGGCCTGGGTGCGCTGCAGATCAACAGTGGGCTCGCCAGACTCTCCGACGTGCCCTACGGGGCAACGCCGCAACTACTGATTATGGCCGGGCTCGGCCTGTTGTTTATTCTCTCTGCCATGACGCCCCTGAAGTGGGGAATCCGCTATCTGAGCAGTGCCAATATGGCGCTGGCAGCGGGGCTGTTACTGTTTGTACTGATACTCGGACCCACCCCGTTCATCTTCAGCGAGTTCACTCAAACCGTAGGGGAATACCTGGGTAACATCGTACAAATGAGCCTGGTAACCACCCCTTATTCCAGTGAACACTGGGTGCAGCAGTGGACCATCTTCTACTGGGCCTGGGGCCTCAGCTGGGCACCTTTCGTCGGCAGCTTTATCGCCCGTATTTCCCGGGGCCGCTCAATTCGCGAATTTGTACTGGGCGTCATGATCGTGCCAGTGATTTTGAGCATGCTGTGGTTCTCCACCTTTGGCGGATCCGCTATTCACTACGAATTGTTCGGGAATGCCGGTATCGCTGACGCCGTTGCACAGGAAGTCCCGGCCGGACTTTACGTACTGCTGGAGCAACTGCCGGGCGGATTCTATGCAGCGATTGGCGCCATTATTCTGGTGGCCATGTTTGTGGTCACGTCAGCTGACTCCGCCACCTTCGTGCTGGGCATGTTTACCTCCAAAGGCATCCTTAACCCTACCCGCTTTGTACGCATCCTGTGGGGCCTGCTACAGCTGTTGATGGCGTCGGCGCTGCTACTTAGTGGCGGCCTGCTGGGTCTACGCACCGTCTCCATTGTCGCCGCGTTCCCGTTTATGCTGCTGATGGTCCTGATGGCGTATTCTCTTTACAAGGACCTGGCCCTGGAAGCGCGTCGCCGCGAAGAGAGAGACAAACTGCTGAATGAACGGATTGAACGGCTGCTACTACGAGAATCTGAACGGGAAGCGGAGCGATTGGCGGCAGAGGAAACCCATCCCACCGCGCCGGAGACGCCACAACCTGAGCCTGAAGAGGCCGATGCATTGCAGTCAAAGCAGGCTGCAGCGGGCGATAAACCCAGCTGA
- the fadI gene encoding acetyl-CoA C-acyltransferase FadI: MPVRKMKLAGRSGRVAVVDGLRTPFARIATHYKDLNAIDLGAMAVKELMARNNLDQRDIEQLVFGMTVMIPEAPFIAREIALALGMDTVDAYSITRACATSFQTAASVADNIVAGYTDVAIAGGTDSTSCARVPLSSELSAVLRDVSFAKTMKDRIKLLSQLKAKDLLPQAPSITEYSVGETMGESTEKMVKKWGISRQEQDDLAHASHSNAARAWAEGRLDKQVMTAFLPPNATPLKDDNLVRKNSERAGYSKLKPVFDKVSGSVTAANSSPLTDGAGALLMMSEKKAKALGYEPLGYIRSYAFAARSPQDDLLMGPVLAAPMAMARAGLALKDLTLVDMHEAFAGQVACNLKGLADDDYVRSQTGLAALGEVDRSILNVNGGSIAYGHPFGATGARVISQALYELQRRGGGLALTTACAAGGIGAAMVLEAE, from the coding sequence ATGCCTGTACGCAAAATGAAGCTGGCTGGCCGCAGCGGCCGCGTGGCCGTGGTGGATGGTCTGCGTACCCCGTTCGCCCGTATCGCCACCCACTATAAAGACCTGAACGCCATCGACCTGGGCGCCATGGCCGTGAAGGAACTGATGGCCCGCAACAACCTGGACCAGCGCGATATCGAGCAACTGGTGTTCGGCATGACGGTGATGATCCCGGAAGCGCCCTTTATTGCCCGGGAAATCGCCCTCGCCCTGGGCATGGACACGGTGGACGCCTACTCCATCACCCGTGCCTGCGCCACCAGCTTCCAGACCGCCGCCAGCGTGGCCGACAACATTGTCGCCGGTTACACCGATGTGGCCATTGCCGGTGGCACCGACTCCACCAGCTGCGCCCGGGTGCCACTGTCCTCCGAGCTGAGCGCGGTACTGCGTGACGTGAGCTTCGCCAAGACCATGAAGGACCGCATCAAGCTGCTCAGCCAGCTTAAGGCGAAAGACCTGCTGCCCCAGGCACCGTCCATTACCGAATACTCGGTGGGCGAGACCATGGGCGAAAGCACCGAGAAGATGGTCAAGAAGTGGGGCATCAGCCGCCAGGAGCAGGACGACCTTGCCCATGCCTCCCACAGCAACGCCGCCCGCGCCTGGGCCGAAGGCCGCCTGGACAAACAGGTGATGACCGCCTTCCTGCCGCCCAATGCGACCCCACTGAAGGACGACAACCTGGTGCGCAAGAACTCCGAGCGTGCCGGCTACAGCAAACTGAAGCCGGTTTTCGACAAGGTCTCCGGTAGCGTTACCGCCGCCAACAGCAGCCCACTCACCGATGGTGCTGGCGCCCTGCTGATGATGAGTGAGAAAAAAGCCAAGGCGCTGGGCTACGAGCCGCTGGGTTATATCCGCTCCTACGCTTTTGCTGCCCGCAGCCCTCAGGATGATTTGCTGATGGGCCCTGTGCTGGCCGCCCCCATGGCCATGGCTCGTGCCGGACTCGCCCTGAAAGACCTGACCCTGGTGGACATGCACGAGGCCTTCGCCGGCCAGGTGGCCTGTAACCTGAAAGGGCTGGCCGACGATGACTATGTGCGTAGCCAGACCGGCCTCGCTGCCCTGGGTGAGGTAGATCGCAGCATTCTCAACGTGAACGGCGGCTCGATCGCGTACGGCCACCCCTTCGGTGCCACCGGCGCCCGTGTCATCAGCCAGGCACTGTATGAACTGCAGCGTCGCGGTGGCGGTCTGGCCCTGACCACCGCCTGCGCCGCCGGCGGTATTGGTGCCGCCATGGTACTGGAAGCGGAATAA